From the genome of Myxococcales bacterium:
ATTTAGGGTGATAAAATCCAAGCTTCCAGGCATGAAGCGCAGGCCTCGAAAAGGATGCGACGGCTTCCATAAGTTGACTCTTCGTAAGACGCTTTATCTTTTTTTCACCCCCATAAACCGGATCACCGACGAGAGGGTGAGAACCTTCGGCAAAATGAACGCGTATCTGGTGAGTGCGACCGGTATGAAGGGTGACCTCAACGAGGGTCAGATGTTTATAAAACCTTTCGACAACTCTCCATTCTGTGAGGGCCTGCCTCCCAATCCTGCTCCTCGACGAAAATTTCTTTCTGTCTCTTTGAGACCTTCCTATCGGAGAATCGAAAAACCCCTTATCCCCCTGCATTGATCCATACACAAGCGCCAGATAAATTTTTTTTACCTTTCTAGATTTGAACTGATTTGAAAGCGAATTGTGCGCTGCATCGTTTTTTGCAGCAACTATGGTTCCGCTCGTACCGACATCCAGCCTATGAACTATGCCGGCGCGTATTTTACCGCCTATCCCGGAAAGATTTTTGCAGTGTGCCAGCAGAGCGTTCACGAGGGTGCCATCCCTGTGGCCCGCCGCAGGATGAACGACCATTCCTGCTGGCTTATTCACGACTATAACATCATCATCCTCATATATAACATCGAGAGGTATATCCTGTGCAAAACCTTCGGAAGATTTAGGCGGAGGAATCAAAACCTCGACCACATCCCCATCTTTGACCTTGAATGCAGGCTTTTTTATCTCCCCCGAAACAGTTACGTCGCCGTTTAAAATCAGGGCGCCAGCTCTTGAGCGAGATATGCCGGAAATTTTTTCGGACACAAACATATCCAGACGAAGCCCTTCGTCGTTTTTTTCAACAGCAATCCTCTCTTTTATGGAGTCCATGATGGCATCAGCTCTCAAGTTC
Proteins encoded in this window:
- a CDS encoding RluA family pseudouridine synthase; the protein is MDSIKERIAVEKNDEGLRLDMFVSEKISGISRSRAGALILNGDVTVSGEIKKPAFKVKDGDVVEVLIPPPKSSEGFAQDIPLDVIYEDDDVIVVNKPAGMVVHPAAGHRDGTLVNALLAHCKNLSGIGGKIRAGIVHRLDVGTSGTIVAAKNDAAHNSLSNQFKSRKVKKIYLALVYGSMQGDKGFFDSPIGRSQRDRKKFSSRSRIGRQALTEWRVVERFYKHLTLVEVTLHTGRTHQIRVHFAEGSHPLVGDPVYGGEKKIKRLTKSQLMEAVASFSRPALHAWKLGFYHPKSGEFMEFESEIAKDFASMLCSLRNLCSGGR